The nucleotide window GCCGGTATTGACCGCGTAGCTGAGCGAGGTGCCGGTAATCGGCACGAAGCGCGGCGCGCCGTCATACGCTACCGCCAGGCTGGCCTTGCTGCGCGACACCGTGGCGGTCTGCGGGATGCTGGCGGCGATCTCGGCCTCGCGCGCCTGCGGCGTGCCGGGCACGGAAACCAGCACATTGGCCTTGGGATCGGTGGGCGGGATGCGGGCAAAGTCCGCCGGCAGCTGGCTGCCGGGCACGTACTGCCACGGGCCGGTCAGCATCGGCGCGCGGAACCAGCGCCCCGACACCAGCACGTAATACTGGTTGGCGGCCGGATCGACGAAGACCGCATGATCGGCGTTGGCCATGGTCAGTAGGCCGACGCCGCTGACCGGCGCCATCTGCGGCGCGCCGCTGGTCACCACCAGCTCGGTCGGCCGCGTGGCAAAGAGAATGGCCGGGGCCCGGGCCGGCCGCTTGCCGTCGGCGGGCAGCATCGCATCGGGTTTCATGCCGGCCGCCGCCTTGCCGGCCACGCCCTCCAGCGCCTTGGGCGCCGGCTCCACCACCTCCCAGGCGCCGCCGGCGGATTCCGAGCGATACCAGTAGCCGGCCGCCTTCAGGAACAGCTCGCCGCCGGGCGCGCGCAGCAGCAGCGCGCGGCTGTTCAGCGCGCGCTCGTACGAGGTGCCGGGCACGGTGCGCCAGGCGGGCTCGCCATCGACCAGCACCAGCAGCGTCGGCGTGGTGGCAAAGAGGATCTGCGGGGCGTCATTGCGCACCGCAACCCGGCCGGCGTTGGCCAGTTGCTGCGACACGGCATAGCTGGCCTGCAGCTGGTCCAGCGGCACCGTCAGCCCGTTGGCCGGCAGCCGCGACACCAGCGCCTGCCGCACGCGGTCGGCGGCGTCGGGGCGGGTCGGGACCTCGACGCTTTCTATGGTGATCCGGGTCAGCTGCACCAGCCCGGAGGGCTTGTCGATATCGCCGATGGCCGAGAAATGGACCACGCCATAGGTGGGCGTGCCCGCCTTCTCGCCCACCGCGACCGCGGCGCGGCCGGACAGGCGGTTGCCCTCCCAGGCCTCGATCTGGGGCTGGTACAGCTCCACATGGTCGGTGGCCGCATCGAAGTTGCGCGGCCAGGTCAGCGGGGCCGCGGCCGGCGTGGGTGGCGTGGCGGGCTGCGCCGCGAGCGGGACCAGCGCCAGCCAGGCCGCCGCGATCAGCGCGCTGGTTTGCTTTATCCGAAACGACATGGGTTTCTCCGGAAGGGCGCCGCCTGCCGGCGCCGGGCACGCGCGAGCAGGATGCTGCACAACAGGCGGCGTATTTCGCGAATCTAGAGTAGCCCGCCAGCGCGAACAATCCGATTTGAAAACATTCAGGATGCGCCAGAAAAAAGACAGATCGGCCGCCAGCGCCCGGCGCGGCGGGTGTGCATCTTGCATGGCCTCCCGCGACTGCCCCCGCCCTTGAAGCCGCTCGCCGTGGCCTCATCTGTGAACACTCCATCCCGCCTGCCGCCCATGCCCCCACGCACCACCATCCTGACCGCGGCGTTCGTCACCGCCCTGCTGCACGGCTATATCGGGCTGCGCCTGCTGCCCGCGATGCCGGTCCCGATGGCGGTCAAGGCGCTGGCGGTGGCCTGGCTGGCCCTGTCCTGCGCGCTGCTGCCGGCCGGGCTGCTGGCACGGCGCGTGAGCCAGCCGTGGTCGGACCTGGTGTCCTGGATCGGCATGCTCGCCATGGGATTCTTCTCATCGCTGCTGGTGCTGACGCTGGTCCGCGACGTGGCCCTCGCCGCCGCCTGGCTGGCCGGGCAGCTGCTGGGCTGGCGCGCGCCCGGCCTGGCCGCCGGCAGCGCCGTGGCGGTGCCGCTGCTGGCCTTGCTGGTGACGCTGGCGGGTTATGTCAACGCGCGCCGGCTGGCGCGCGTGGTCGAGGTCGAGGTGCCGGTGCGCGGCCTGCCGGATGCGCTGCACGGCTTCACCATCGCCCAGATCAGCGACATCCATGTCGGCCCCACCATCAAGCGGCCCTACCTGGAGCGCATCGTCGAGCGCGTCAACAGCCTGCAGGCCGACGCCGTCGCCATCACCGGCGACCTGGTCGACGGCACCGTGCGCGAGCTGTCCGCGCACACCGCGCCGCTGGCCCGGCTGCAGGCACGCCACGGCACCTACTTCGTCACCGGCAACCACGAGTACTACTCCGGGGCGCAGCCGTGGATCGACGAACTGCGCCGCCTGGGCGTGCGCGTGCTGATGAACGAACACGTGGTGCTGCAGCATGACGGCCACGCGCTGGTGCTGGGCGGCGTGACCGACTACTCCGCCGGCCGCTTCCACGAAAGCCACCGCAGCGACCCGCAGCGCGCCATCGCCGGCGCCCCCGCCGATGCCGGCGTGCGCGTGCTGCTGGCCCACCAGCCCCGCACCGCGCCCGCGGCGGCGCAAGCCGGCTTCGACCTGCAGCTGTCCGGCCATACCCACGGCGGCCAGTTCTGGCCGTGGAACTTGTTCGTGCCGATGCAGCAGCCGTACACCGCGGGGCTGGTGCGGCATGGTTCGCTGTGGGTTTATATCAGCCGTGGCACCGGGTATTGGGGGCCGCCGAAGCGGTTCGGGGCGCCGTCGGAGATTACGCGGGTGCGGTTGGTGCGCGCCGGCTAGGAAACTGCCGTAAGGACGAAGACTTTTCGCGGGCACGGCGAAGCAAAAAGCCCCGCTCAGTCGAGTCGGGGCTTTTGCTTGTAGCGCGGATTCTGCGTGCTTATCGCTTGTGGGCGGCCCTGGGGCTTTACTTGCCCTTCAGATTCATCGAGCTGAATGCCTTTCGCGCCAAGTCGGAGATACGTTTCTTGTTCCGCCTTAGCTCGGCGATTTCGGATTTCGTCAGATGTACGGAAACCGATGAGGTAACCCGCTTCATCCGCGGTGAGGGCGTGGGTGGCAATGCCGAAGATCTTGCGGATTTCATCGCCATACCTCCTTTCCAGTTCACGAATAACCTTTCCGGGTGCGGCCAGTCTACCAGAGCGCCCCGCGCACACCAGGACGATTGCAGCGACCACGCCGCCCCGGTGGCATTGAATATGGTTGGCAAGCTCAGCAAGCGTGCCTCCCATGGTAGTAACGTCGTCGACCAGCACATAGCAGCCATCTGGCACAACATACCCGGAGAAGCTGGCGCGCAGATTCAGCCGCTCCATCGGGTCTGCGCCGGTGTGGAATACCTTTGTTGTCTGCACGATGGCCTCATCGACCGATCCGTCCAGGGCATGGTGCAAGTACATTGCCAGCACTTGAGGGATGGCATTCTGGCCCGACGCTTCTTTCGCATGTGGCGCAACGAA belongs to Cupriavidus taiwanensis and includes:
- a CDS encoding carbohydrate-binding family V/XII, which codes for MSFRIKQTSALIAAAWLALVPLAAQPATPPTPAAAPLTWPRNFDAATDHVELYQPQIEAWEGNRLSGRAAVAVGEKAGTPTYGVVHFSAIGDIDKPSGLVQLTRITIESVEVPTRPDAADRVRQALVSRLPANGLTVPLDQLQASYAVSQQLANAGRVAVRNDAPQILFATTPTLLVLVDGEPAWRTVPGTSYERALNSRALLLRAPGGELFLKAAGYWYRSESAGGAWEVVEPAPKALEGVAGKAAAGMKPDAMLPADGKRPARAPAILFATRPTELVVTSGAPQMAPVSGVGLLTMANADHAVFVDPAANQYYVLVSGRWFRAPMLTGPWQYVPGSQLPADFARIPPTDPKANVLVSVPGTPQAREAEIAASIPQTATVSRSKASLAVAYDGAPRFVPITGTSLSYAVNTGTPVIEVDASHYYAVANGVWFTAPAPTGPWQVATEVPSAIYTIPPTSPVYYVTYVRIYAVTPQTVVVGYTPGYMGVVVSADGTVVYGTGYVYPPYVGTVYYGYPVTYGYGAGFGIGLAEGFAFGFAAGAFWGAASPYWGPYWWGGPYNWNYVNVNQANFYGRWGQGTVTHAQGWNAWTGTEWRGTAAAGYNPATGARYQGSRGAAFNPYSGNYAAGRQGSFANPSTGREGAARGGVAGNTYTGNYAAGRQAAGYDAQTGRVGAAEAGIAGNTQTGQHTAGSRGFVANPGKDNAVVWNNGNVYAGHDGSVYQHTDNGWQKHTPGGWEPVQPGNDATARLEPQRQAREIGQQRLQGMAGAWQGRGAGGGFGGRAGGFRGGGFHGGFRR
- a CDS encoding metallophosphoesterase, whose translation is MPPRTTILTAAFVTALLHGYIGLRLLPAMPVPMAVKALAVAWLALSCALLPAGLLARRVSQPWSDLVSWIGMLAMGFFSSLLVLTLVRDVALAAAWLAGQLLGWRAPGLAAGSAVAVPLLALLVTLAGYVNARRLARVVEVEVPVRGLPDALHGFTIAQISDIHVGPTIKRPYLERIVERVNSLQADAVAITGDLVDGTVRELSAHTAPLARLQARHGTYFVTGNHEYYSGAQPWIDELRRLGVRVLMNEHVVLQHDGHALVLGGVTDYSAGRFHESHRSDPQRAIAGAPADAGVRVLLAHQPRTAPAAAQAGFDLQLSGHTHGGQFWPWNLFVPMQQPYTAGLVRHGSLWVYISRGTGYWGPPKRFGAPSEITRVRLVRAG
- a CDS encoding phosphoribosyltransferase — translated: MRKSIHLFVLKRLPGRHRRRQAFEVRQDREHPFPGGVKAPYFLYRSDAQLKAHPSYKAAKAGNTDAAIQLIVDLAPPLVARLLDEDFPRSCIFVAPHAKEASGQNAIPQVLAMYLHHALDGSVDEAIVQTTKVFHTGADPMERLNLRASFSGYVVPDGCYVLVDDVTTMGGTLAELANHIQCHRGGVVAAIVLVCAGRSGRLAAPGKVIRELERRYGDEIRKIFGIATHALTADEAGYLIGFRTSDEIRNRRAKAEQETYLRLGAKGIQLDESEGQVKPQGRPQAISTQNPRYKQKPRLD